Proteins co-encoded in one uncultured Draconibacterium sp. genomic window:
- a CDS encoding glycoside hydrolase family 43 protein, protein MKRITIFTLGLILLFSCNTPKTSYNAFNPGQEWKDNNDVHINAHGGGILFFNQTYYWYGEHKVEGEIGNTAQVGVHVYSSKDLYNWKDEGIALPVDSIDSNSDISKGCILERPKVIYNEKTKKFVMWFHLELKSQGYASARSGVAVADNPTGPFIFIESVRPNKGTWPVNVQEFHKLPVSNTVKSKYCGGKGCLPAHVDSLNILGRDFKNGQMARDMNLFVDDDGKAYHLYSSEENSTLHIAELSDDYLSHSGRYARFFSNRYMEAPTILKTSSGKYYLIASDCTGWAPNAARSASADDIFGPWTELGNPCIGPDSSTTFNSQSTYILPVQGKNDAFIFMADRWTPENPIDGRYIWLPIHFVNDKIELKWMDKWDLSVFKE, encoded by the coding sequence ATGAAACGAATAACAATTTTTACTTTGGGGTTGATTCTTTTGTTTTCTTGTAATACCCCTAAAACAAGTTATAACGCATTCAATCCAGGACAAGAATGGAAAGACAATAATGATGTTCATATAAATGCTCATGGAGGAGGCATCCTGTTTTTTAATCAAACATACTATTGGTATGGGGAACATAAGGTTGAAGGGGAAATAGGAAATACGGCACAAGTAGGAGTTCATGTCTATTCATCTAAAGATTTATATAACTGGAAGGATGAAGGAATCGCTTTGCCAGTAGATAGTATAGATTCCAACTCTGACATTTCAAAGGGTTGCATTCTCGAAAGGCCTAAGGTGATTTATAATGAAAAAACAAAAAAGTTCGTCATGTGGTTTCACCTGGAACTAAAATCACAGGGATATGCTTCAGCAAGATCTGGTGTGGCAGTAGCTGATAATCCAACAGGACCTTTTATTTTCATTGAGTCAGTAAGACCCAACAAAGGCACTTGGCCTGTTAACGTTCAGGAATTTCATAAACTTCCTGTATCGAATACTGTTAAAAGCAAATATTGTGGAGGAAAAGGTTGTCTTCCTGCTCACGTAGATTCATTAAATATTTTGGGACGAGATTTTAAGAATGGACAAATGGCGCGAGATATGAATTTATTCGTAGATGATGATGGAAAAGCATACCACCTATATTCTTCTGAAGAGAACAGTACTTTGCATATCGCCGAACTAAGTGATGACTACCTTTCTCATTCTGGCAGATATGCCCGATTTTTTAGCAACAGATACATGGAAGCTCCAACTATTCTAAAGACCAGTAGTGGGAAATATTACCTCATTGCCTCTGACTGTACAGGATGGGCTCCAAATGCAGCCCGGTCAGCCAGTGCTGATGACATATTTGGTCCATGGACAGAACTTGGAAATCCATGTATAGGTCCAGATTCTTCAACCACCTTTAATTCGCAAAGCACCTATATCCTTCCTGTCCAGGGGAAAAATGATGCGTTCATTTTTATGGCTGACCGATGGACTCCTGAGAATCCTATAGACGGTAGATATATCTGGTTACCTATCCATTTTGTAAATGACAAGATTGAATTGAAATGGATGGACAAATGGGATTTAAGTGTTTTTAAAGAATAA
- a CDS encoding DUF1080 domain-containing protein, whose amino-acid sequence MKNLLFLSSLILLSGVFSHVNANSGSKKWLSLFDGKTLNGWKVLNGTAEYKVENGEIVGISKTGSPNTFLATEKNYSDFILEYEMKMESGLNSGVQIRSNSIKDYKNGRVHGYQVECDDSERRWSGGIYDEARRGWLYSLEYNQSAKSAFKNGEWNKYRVEAIGNSIRTWINGQPVANLVDDLTAEGFIGLQVHSIGNNKENEGKTICWRNIRIMTNNLESARMKMPEDVREVSYLTNTLTEKEKQNGWQLLWDGKTTNGWKSARSEAFPNRGWHVADGTLVVESADGAESGNGGDIITEKLYKNFVLEVDFYLTEGANSGIKYFVQGNLNKGEGSAIGCEFQILDDKNHPDAKLGVLGNRTLASLYDLIPANGKFFNPNLQTKRFNGINSWNRARIEVTGNHVAHYLNGTKVVEYERNTQEWQALVNYSKYQKWENFGNFEEGHILLQDHGNEVRFKNIKIKELN is encoded by the coding sequence ATGAAGAATTTATTGTTTTTATCATCACTGATATTATTATCAGGAGTTTTTTCGCATGTAAATGCGAATAGTGGATCAAAGAAATGGCTGTCTCTTTTCGACGGTAAAACCTTAAATGGTTGGAAAGTATTAAACGGTACAGCCGAGTACAAGGTTGAAAACGGTGAAATTGTGGGAATTAGTAAAACCGGTTCTCCCAATACATTTTTAGCAACTGAAAAAAACTACAGCGATTTTATTCTTGAATATGAAATGAAGATGGAATCAGGGTTGAACTCCGGGGTTCAGATCAGGAGCAACAGCATTAAAGATTATAAAAATGGGCGTGTTCATGGCTACCAGGTAGAATGCGACGATTCAGAAAGAAGGTGGTCGGGAGGAATTTATGATGAAGCACGTCGCGGATGGCTTTATTCGCTGGAATACAACCAGTCGGCCAAAAGCGCCTTCAAAAATGGTGAGTGGAATAAATACCGGGTAGAAGCTATTGGAAACAGTATCCGTACATGGATTAACGGACAGCCGGTTGCCAACCTGGTAGATGACCTCACCGCTGAGGGTTTTATCGGATTGCAGGTTCATTCCATTGGCAACAATAAAGAAAACGAAGGGAAAACCATCTGCTGGAGAAATATCAGGATTATGACAAACAACCTGGAAAGCGCACGGATGAAGATGCCCGAAGATGTACGTGAAGTAAGTTATCTAACCAATACCCTTACCGAAAAAGAAAAACAAAATGGTTGGCAACTGCTTTGGGATGGTAAAACTACCAACGGGTGGAAAAGTGCACGCTCTGAGGCATTTCCTAACAGAGGCTGGCATGTTGCAGACGGAACACTGGTAGTAGAAAGTGCCGATGGAGCAGAATCAGGAAACGGAGGCGATATTATCACCGAAAAACTATACAAAAATTTTGTACTGGAGGTTGACTTCTATCTGACAGAAGGCGCCAACAGTGGAATCAAATACTTTGTGCAGGGAAACCTGAACAAAGGTGAAGGATCAGCCATTGGTTGCGAGTTCCAGATACTCGACGACAAAAATCATCCCGATGCAAAATTAGGCGTGTTGGGTAACCGTACACTGGCTTCGTTGTACGACTTGATTCCTGCCAACGGGAAGTTTTTCAATCCAAATCTACAGACAAAAAGATTTAATGGCATAAACAGTTGGAACCGTGCACGGATTGAAGTAACCGGTAACCATGTTGCGCATTATCTAAACGGGACCAAAGTAGTGGAATACGAACGAAACACCCAGGAATGGCAGGCGTTGGTAAACTACAGTAAGTATCAGAAATGGGAGAACTTTGGTAATTTCGAAGAAGGCCATATTCTTCTTCAGGATCACGGAAACGAAGTACGTTTTAAAAACATCAAAATTAAAGAGCTAAACTAA
- a CDS encoding alpha-galactosidase, with protein MRNYLSIIIVIIISNNLLFAQTSSPEVFPKVSGFLDSPNYCSARLTGDTLIVENSRIKRVYLWNKGNIISQKLEDKRFDKVWLFNTSKPDMSFPGQKELSGDGSFSVEIVPENRIKPEHLEATVLCTLGKLQIKRIFSIYPNCPAIACTVYLRGQSESDWVYQSTNPADLKNIEQLNEKVNDGSVPILERLRLHGKQWMLTVVDFKDVTDRFNTLVLEQEVLAYRKNLFRGNLLFATDQTSGEGVFVLKESPTPTAQLAYPGGDFLSDFGHIRMMGANMQSSDLDPVKWTKACGFATGVYGGASVNKLLALREYQQRIRLHRPDRDEMIMMNTWGDRSQDTKVDEAFCLDELDAGARLGITHFQLDDGWQTGRSGNSAFEGGSFKDIWRDSNYWKPDPVKFPNGLTPIVEKGKKLGIKIGIWFNPSSDGSYANWEKDANALIALYKQYGILTFKIDGVNIPDKQSEINFRKFMDKVVDATQGKVVFNLDVTAGRRGGYFSFNEYGNIFLENRYTDWQNYYPYWTLRNLWMLSKYIPPQNLQIEFLNKWRNTEKYKDELFAPENYSFDYLFATTMAGQPLAWFESTGLPETAFSVAGLIGRYKEVMFDFHSGIILPIGEEPSGRSWTGFQSQKEESLSGYVLVFREQNESNNVVLKLPMIAAGSYRFEPIVGAGKTFITKVVQNKEVRFSLDQPNSFTLYKYVKIEKP; from the coding sequence ATGAGAAATTATTTATCTATAATTATCGTTATTATTATTTCTAATAATTTGCTATTTGCTCAAACAAGTAGTCCCGAAGTGTTTCCCAAAGTATCTGGATTTCTGGATTCTCCAAATTACTGTTCTGCCAGGTTAACGGGTGATACATTAATAGTTGAGAATTCCCGTATTAAACGGGTTTATCTATGGAATAAAGGAAACATTATATCTCAAAAACTGGAAGATAAGCGATTTGATAAAGTCTGGTTATTTAATACCTCAAAACCAGATATGAGCTTTCCTGGCCAAAAGGAACTGTCAGGTGATGGTTCATTTTCGGTTGAAATTGTTCCGGAAAATCGAATCAAGCCGGAACATCTGGAAGCCACTGTTCTTTGCACTCTTGGAAAACTTCAGATCAAAAGGATTTTTAGCATTTACCCTAACTGCCCGGCAATTGCCTGCACTGTATATCTGCGAGGACAATCAGAATCGGATTGGGTGTATCAATCTACGAATCCTGCTGATTTGAAAAATATCGAACAACTAAACGAAAAAGTGAATGACGGCTCTGTGCCAATACTTGAAAGGTTGCGCCTTCATGGGAAGCAATGGATGTTGACGGTTGTTGATTTTAAGGATGTTACAGATAGGTTCAATACGTTGGTTCTAGAACAAGAGGTGTTGGCATACCGGAAAAATTTATTTAGGGGCAACCTGCTCTTTGCAACCGACCAAACCTCAGGGGAAGGGGTATTTGTTTTGAAGGAGTCGCCAACTCCAACTGCGCAGCTCGCCTATCCTGGGGGAGACTTTTTAAGCGACTTTGGTCATATTAGGATGATGGGTGCAAATATGCAATCAAGCGATCTTGATCCGGTAAAATGGACGAAAGCCTGTGGTTTTGCTACAGGTGTTTATGGGGGGGCTTCGGTAAATAAATTATTGGCGTTACGCGAATATCAACAAAGGATTCGGTTACACCGCCCGGATCGGGACGAAATGATTATGATGAATACCTGGGGAGATCGCAGCCAGGATACGAAAGTAGATGAAGCTTTTTGCCTGGATGAACTGGACGCGGGCGCCCGCTTGGGGATTACACATTTTCAGCTCGATGATGGCTGGCAAACGGGGAGAAGTGGAAATTCTGCTTTTGAAGGAGGATCTTTTAAAGATATCTGGAGGGATTCAAACTATTGGAAGCCTGATCCTGTAAAATTTCCAAATGGACTTACACCTATTGTCGAGAAAGGGAAGAAACTTGGAATTAAGATTGGGATTTGGTTTAATCCAAGTTCTGATGGCAGTTATGCCAATTGGGAAAAAGATGCCAACGCGCTTATTGCCCTATATAAACAATACGGGATTCTGACATTTAAAATTGACGGGGTAAATATACCGGATAAGCAATCGGAAATAAATTTCAGAAAATTTATGGATAAAGTAGTGGATGCAACTCAGGGTAAAGTCGTATTTAATCTGGATGTTACTGCTGGTAGAAGAGGGGGGTATTTTTCATTTAACGAGTACGGTAATATTTTTCTGGAGAATCGTTATACCGACTGGCAGAATTATTATCCATACTGGACTTTGCGAAATCTTTGGATGCTTTCAAAATATATTCCGCCACAAAATTTACAGATTGAGTTTTTGAATAAATGGAGAAATACTGAAAAATATAAAGATGAGTTGTTTGCTCCTGAGAATTATTCATTCGACTACCTCTTTGCTACAACTATGGCTGGTCAACCGCTCGCTTGGTTTGAAAGTACAGGCTTGCCCGAAACGGCTTTTAGTGTTGCAGGATTAATCGGTCGTTACAAGGAGGTCATGTTTGATTTTCATTCGGGCATTATTCTGCCTATTGGAGAAGAACCCTCCGGGAGAAGTTGGACAGGCTTTCAATCTCAAAAGGAAGAGAGCCTCAGTGGTTATGTGCTGGTGTTTAGAGAACAAAATGAATCTAACAATGTTGTGTTGAAGCTCCCGATGATAGCTGCTGGATCCTATCGCTTTGAACCAATTGTTGGTGCAGGGAAAACATTCATTACAAAAGTGGTTCAAAACAAGGAAGTCCGGTTTTCTCTCGATCAACCCAATAGCTTTACACTTTATAAATATGTAAAGATTGAAAAACCATAG